The Brachybacterium huguangmaarense genome contains a region encoding:
- a CDS encoding ABC transporter permease — protein MLGYRRIAAAAFRQYSTYRTATAAGVFTNTIFGFIRASIMLAAIGTAGGELRGYDALQAATYVWLGQALLAPIEAFGTRELAQRIHQGDVAVDLLRPADLLAVFYAQKLGRAGFLVLARGLPPLVIGGLVTGLAVPASLWSIPLGLVALLLAITVSFAADILVNLAAFWLVETRGLSIVYNAVMNLLSGFLIPIWWFPDWLLALSRMTPFPSMIQTPIDTLSGRVAPLEALGAIGVQLVWIAVLGAAAWAMLRGGVRALEVQGG, from the coding sequence GTGCTCGGATACCGCAGGATCGCCGCCGCGGCCTTCCGGCAGTACTCGACCTATCGCACCGCGACCGCCGCCGGGGTCTTCACCAACACGATCTTCGGGTTCATCCGCGCCTCGATCATGCTCGCCGCGATCGGCACGGCCGGGGGCGAGCTGCGCGGCTACGACGCGCTCCAGGCCGCCACCTACGTCTGGCTGGGGCAGGCGCTGCTCGCGCCCATCGAGGCGTTCGGCACGCGCGAGCTGGCACAGCGCATCCATCAGGGCGACGTCGCCGTGGACCTGCTGCGCCCCGCCGATCTGCTCGCGGTGTTCTACGCCCAGAAGCTCGGCCGCGCCGGCTTCCTCGTGCTCGCGCGCGGGCTGCCGCCGCTCGTGATCGGCGGCCTCGTCACCGGGCTCGCCGTGCCCGCCAGCCTCTGGTCGATCCCGCTCGGGCTCGTGGCCCTGCTGCTCGCGATCACCGTCTCCTTCGCCGCGGACATCCTCGTCAACCTCGCGGCCTTCTGGCTCGTCGAGACGCGCGGCCTCTCGATCGTCTACAACGCCGTCATGAACCTCCTGTCGGGATTCCTCATCCCCATCTGGTGGTTCCCGGACTGGCTGCTCGCGCTGAGCCGCATGACGCCGTTCCCGTCGATGATCCAGACGCCCATCGACACCCTCTCGGGGCGCGTGGCGCCCCTCGAGGCGCTCGGCGCGATCGGCGTGCAGCTCGTGTGGATCGCCGTCCTCGGCGCCGCGGCCTGGGCGATGCTGCGCGGCGGCGTCCGGGCCCTGGAGGTGCAGGGTGGCTGA
- a CDS encoding endonuclease, with protein MASSTSSAQQETARRLVTEHGTTFAADAEIRLKDTPSPLWELLVLSLLLSTRISSDIAVATARELTRAGWTTLEHLRDSTWQERVDALGRGGYRRYDESTATRLDDAAALLLDRWHGDLRALRDEADGEPSRIASLLQEFTGIGPTGADIFLREVQAVWPGVRPYADALVLRGARLAHLPEDADGLAGLVEGDDLSSLCAALVRVARDPELLQEG; from the coding sequence ATGGCTTCCAGCACCTCGTCCGCCCAGCAGGAGACCGCCCGCCGTCTCGTGACGGAGCACGGCACGACGTTCGCCGCCGATGCCGAGATCAGGCTCAAGGACACGCCCTCCCCCCTGTGGGAGCTGCTCGTGCTGTCCCTGCTGCTGTCGACCCGGATCAGCTCGGACATCGCCGTCGCGACCGCCCGCGAGCTCACGCGCGCGGGCTGGACCACGCTCGAACACCTGCGGGACTCGACCTGGCAGGAGCGGGTCGACGCCCTGGGACGCGGCGGCTACCGCCGCTACGACGAGTCGACCGCGACGCGCCTCGACGACGCCGCCGCCCTCCTGCTCGACCGCTGGCACGGGGACCTGCGCGCGCTGCGCGACGAGGCTGACGGAGAGCCCTCGCGCATCGCGTCGCTGCTCCAGGAGTTCACGGGCATCGGCCCCACCGGAGCCGACATCTTCCTGCGCGAGGTCCAGGCGGTGTGGCCGGGCGTGCGCCCGTACGCCGATGCCCTCGTGCTCCGGGGCGCCCGCCTCGCGCACCTGCCCGAGGACGCCGACGGCCTGGCCGGGCTCGTCGAGGGTGACGACCTGTCCTCGCTGTGCGCCGCGCTCGTCCGCGTGGCGCGCGACCCCGAGCTGCTGCAGGAGGGCTGA
- a CDS encoding ArsR/SmtB family transcription factor, which translates to MNSSSGVLAASRTGAAGDGRDPVAPEHPALDDAAEIFSLLGDPARLRLLVALSGADLCVHDLARITGHSASATSHALKLLRAHRVVAARREGRHVIYSLDDPHVRELIEVALAHAGHVELAHPERRGRGGGDV; encoded by the coding sequence ATGAACAGTTCTTCAGGTGTGCTCGCGGCGAGCCGTACGGGCGCGGCAGGTGACGGCCGGGATCCGGTCGCGCCGGAGCACCCCGCGCTCGACGACGCGGCCGAGATCTTCTCGCTGCTCGGCGACCCGGCCCGCCTGCGGCTGCTCGTCGCGCTGAGCGGCGCCGACCTGTGCGTGCACGACCTGGCCCGGATCACCGGGCACTCGGCATCGGCCACCTCCCATGCCCTCAAGCTGCTGCGCGCCCACCGCGTCGTCGCCGCCCGGCGGGAGGGCCGCCACGTCATCTACAGCCTCGACGACCCGCACGTGCGCGAGCTGATCGAGGTGGCGCTCGCCCATGCGGGGCACGTCGAGCTGGCCCACCCGGAACGGCGCGGCCGCGGGGGCGGTGACGTCTGA
- a CDS encoding cation diffusion facilitator family transporter produces MGHTHGSAGPESAAGRHRVRLALAVALIAAFFVVELVTAFVSGSLALLSDAGHMAADVVTLGAALTATVVAARPDRTGRRSFGNYRLEVFASLLAVLVMIGVAVYVVLEAVARLLAPGDVAIASTPMLVVGVLGLLVNLAVMLVLREGSRESLNVKGAYLEVVADTAGSVGVVAAAILLALTGWSLFDTIVALGVGVFVAVRAVLLGREVLAVLSQSTPAGIDPAAVRADLAAVEGVVEVHDLHLWTLTSGMDVASAHLVMVPGADQHAVLDRAQDVLREGYGLEHATLQVEPADHADCHRITW; encoded by the coding sequence ATGGGGCACACGCACGGCTCCGCGGGCCCGGAGAGCGCGGCGGGTCGCCACCGCGTCCGGCTCGCGCTCGCCGTCGCCCTCATCGCCGCGTTCTTCGTGGTCGAGCTCGTGACCGCGTTCGTGTCGGGCTCGCTCGCGCTGCTCTCGGACGCGGGCCACATGGCCGCCGACGTCGTCACCCTCGGCGCCGCCCTCACGGCCACGGTGGTGGCCGCACGGCCCGACCGCACCGGTCGCCGCAGCTTCGGCAACTACCGGCTCGAGGTCTTCGCTTCGCTGCTCGCCGTCCTCGTGATGATCGGCGTGGCCGTGTACGTGGTCCTCGAGGCGGTCGCGCGCCTGCTCGCGCCGGGAGACGTCGCGATCGCCTCGACCCCGATGCTCGTGGTCGGCGTGCTCGGGCTGCTCGTGAACCTCGCCGTCATGCTCGTGCTGCGCGAGGGCTCGCGCGAGAGCCTCAACGTCAAGGGCGCCTACCTCGAGGTGGTCGCCGACACCGCCGGCTCCGTCGGGGTCGTGGCCGCCGCGATCCTCCTGGCCCTGACCGGCTGGTCGCTGTTCGACACGATCGTGGCCCTGGGCGTCGGCGTCTTCGTGGCGGTGCGCGCGGTGCTCCTGGGCCGCGAGGTGCTCGCCGTGCTGAGCCAGTCCACGCCCGCGGGCATCGACCCCGCCGCGGTGCGCGCCGATCTCGCGGCCGTCGAGGGCGTGGTCGAGGTCCACGACCTGCACCTGTGGACCCTCACCTCGGGCATGGACGTCGCGAGCGCGCATCTCGTGATGGTCCCCGGCGCCGACCAGCACGCCGTGCTCGACCGGGCGCAGGACGTGCTGCGCGAGGGCTACGGGCTCGAGCACGCGACCCTCCAGGTCGAGCCCGCCGACCACGCGGACTGCCACCGCATCACCTGGTGA
- a CDS encoding SDR family oxidoreductase, protein MSAAAAPAPLTAVVTGASSGIGRATARRLAADGWRVLAVARREDRLASLAAETGCLTHAVDVTSDSSVAGLVDRVDELFGGSLNAVVNIAGGALGTERIEDADIEQWRAMYETNVLGTLRVTRALLPALRASGRGDVLVLSSTAADAAYEGGGGYNAAKAGERMIAGALRLELNGERIRVIEIAPGMVRTEEFSLVRLGGDRAAADRVYDGVEQPLTAEDCADVIAYALGAPHHVNLDLVTVRPLAQAAQHKVARGAGL, encoded by the coding sequence ATGTCCGCAGCCGCCGCCCCCGCCCCGCTCACCGCCGTCGTCACCGGCGCCTCCTCCGGCATCGGCCGTGCCACCGCCCGTCGCCTCGCCGCCGACGGCTGGCGCGTGCTGGCCGTCGCCCGCCGCGAGGACCGCCTGGCCTCCCTCGCCGCCGAGACCGGGTGCCTGACGCACGCCGTCGACGTCACCTCCGACAGCTCCGTGGCCGGCCTGGTCGATCGCGTCGACGAGCTGTTCGGCGGCTCCCTGAACGCCGTGGTCAACATCGCGGGCGGCGCGCTGGGCACCGAACGGATCGAGGACGCCGACATCGAGCAGTGGCGCGCGATGTACGAGACCAACGTGCTCGGCACCCTGCGCGTGACCCGCGCCCTCCTGCCCGCGCTGCGCGCCTCCGGCCGCGGCGACGTGCTCGTGCTGTCCTCGACCGCGGCGGACGCCGCCTACGAGGGCGGCGGCGGGTACAACGCCGCCAAGGCCGGCGAGCGCATGATCGCGGGGGCCCTGCGCCTCGAGCTCAACGGCGAGCGGATCCGCGTCATCGAGATCGCCCCCGGCATGGTGCGCACCGAGGAGTTCTCCCTCGTGCGCCTCGGCGGCGACCGGGCGGCGGCCGACCGGGTCTACGACGGCGTCGAGCAGCCGCTCACGGCCGAGGACTGCGCCGACGTCATCGCGTACGCCCTGGGCGCGCCTCACCACGTCAACCTCGACCTCGTGACCGTGCGCCCGCTCGCGCAGGCGGCCCAGCACAAGGTCGCGCGGGGCGCCGGTCTGTGA
- a CDS encoding ABC transporter ATP-binding protein: MTVGGIGAGHGAGGRARLDPDEMRLAPGQHADVRRVLGLFAPYRGRIAVVLALIALGAATGVVSPFLVRAIVDQALPDRRLDLLAACVGGLVAVTVVSTALNVTQSMVSTRVGQAVMHDLRVDVYGHLQRMGLGFFTRTRTGEVQSRIFSDIGSMQAVVTSVMTQIVSALAGIVMALVAMIAMDWRLTLFSLVATPLAVWMNRRVGTRRRAIVKTRQEKSADLAAGIQESLSVSGILLSTTMGRTQALTDRFARDSRELADLEVSSEMAGRWNVAVFSSLMAIIPALTYLLGGYLLVGGDRSITIGTLVAFIALQSSLMPQLNGLLRVSNQISASLALFTRVFEYIDAPVTIADRPGALELDPRAVAGTVAFDHVSFAYPGSEELTLADLDLVAPAGRHTALVGHTGSGKTTTAYLVARLYDPTSGAVTLDGHDLRDVTMTSLAACVGLVSQETYLLHATIAENLRFAAPEATDEELVAACRIAQIHDHIASLPEGYRTLVGERGYRFSGGEKQRIALARTILRDPPILLLDEATSALDVRTERAMSEALETLGQGRTVISIAHRLSTIRSADQIIVMRHGRIVERGTYAELLEAGGDFAQLVAQSEDSGPGASLAPADAAHPPVR, from the coding sequence GTGACCGTCGGGGGGATCGGCGCCGGCCATGGCGCGGGCGGCAGAGCACGGCTCGACCCCGACGAGATGCGCCTCGCGCCCGGCCAGCACGCCGACGTGCGTCGTGTGCTGGGCCTGTTCGCGCCCTACCGCGGGCGCATCGCCGTGGTGCTCGCCCTCATCGCGCTCGGCGCCGCGACCGGCGTCGTCTCCCCGTTCCTGGTGCGCGCGATCGTCGACCAGGCCCTGCCCGACCGCCGGCTCGACCTGCTGGCCGCCTGCGTCGGCGGGCTGGTCGCGGTCACCGTCGTCTCCACCGCCCTGAACGTCACCCAGTCGATGGTCTCGACCCGCGTGGGCCAGGCCGTCATGCACGACCTGCGGGTCGACGTGTACGGCCACCTGCAGCGCATGGGGCTCGGGTTCTTCACCCGCACCCGGACCGGCGAGGTCCAGTCCCGCATCTTCTCCGACATCGGCTCGATGCAGGCCGTGGTCACGTCGGTCATGACGCAGATCGTCTCGGCGCTCGCCGGCATCGTGATGGCGCTCGTCGCGATGATCGCGATGGACTGGCGCCTGACGCTGTTCTCCCTCGTCGCGACGCCGCTCGCGGTGTGGATGAACCGGCGCGTGGGCACCCGCCGCCGCGCGATCGTCAAGACCCGCCAGGAGAAGTCCGCCGACCTCGCCGCCGGGATCCAGGAGTCCCTCTCGGTCTCGGGGATCCTGCTGTCGACGACCATGGGCCGCACCCAGGCCCTGACCGACCGCTTCGCCCGCGACTCACGCGAGCTCGCCGACCTCGAGGTCTCCTCCGAGATGGCCGGCCGCTGGAACGTGGCCGTGTTCAGCTCCCTGATGGCCATCATCCCGGCGCTCACCTATCTGCTGGGCGGCTATCTGCTCGTGGGCGGCGACCGCTCGATCACGATCGGCACGCTCGTCGCGTTCATCGCCCTGCAGTCCTCGCTCATGCCGCAGCTCAACGGCCTGCTGCGCGTCTCCAACCAGATCAGCGCGTCCCTGGCCCTGTTCACGCGCGTGTTCGAGTACATCGACGCCCCCGTCACGATCGCCGACCGACCCGGTGCGCTCGAGCTGGACCCCCGCGCCGTCGCCGGCACGGTCGCCTTCGACCACGTGTCCTTCGCCTACCCCGGCTCGGAGGAGCTCACGCTCGCCGACCTCGACCTGGTGGCGCCCGCGGGCCGGCACACCGCGCTGGTCGGGCACACCGGCTCGGGCAAGACCACGACGGCGTACCTGGTCGCCCGTCTGTACGACCCCACGTCGGGAGCCGTCACCCTGGACGGCCACGACCTGCGCGACGTCACGATGACCTCGCTTGCGGCGTGCGTCGGCCTCGTGAGCCAGGAGACCTACCTGCTGCACGCCACGATCGCCGAGAACCTGCGCTTCGCCGCTCCCGAGGCGACGGACGAGGAGCTCGTCGCGGCGTGCCGCATCGCGCAGATCCACGACCACATCGCCTCCCTGCCCGAGGGATACCGGACGCTCGTGGGGGAGCGCGGCTACCGGTTCTCGGGCGGGGAGAAGCAGCGCATCGCCCTGGCCCGCACGATCCTGCGCGACCCGCCGATCCTGCTGCTCGACGAGGCCACGAGCGCCCTGGACGTGCGCACCGAGCGGGCCATGAGCGAGGCGCTCGAGACGCTCGGGCAGGGGCGCACCGTCATCTCGATCGCCCATCGCCTCTCGACGATCCGCAGCGCGGACCAGATCATCGTGATGCGCCACGGGCGCATCGTCGAGCGCGGCACCTACGCCGAGCTGCTCGAGGCGGGCGGCGACTTCGCCCAGCTGGTCGCGCAGTCCGAGGACTCGGGCCCCGGCGCGTCGCTGGCCCCCGCCGACGCCGCGCATCCTCCGGTGCGCTGA
- a CDS encoding 2Fe-2S iron-sulfur cluster-binding protein, with product MSLFGEPFTAKCLKSGKTVEVEEGQSLLQALLDAGVPMDYSCEGGVCGTCIVPLVSGEVEHLDEFLMDDEKETNMITCVSRGVGEIEIDV from the coding sequence ATGTCGCTGTTCGGTGAGCCGTTCACCGCGAAGTGCCTGAAGTCGGGCAAGACCGTCGAGGTCGAGGAGGGGCAGTCGCTGCTCCAAGCCCTGCTCGACGCCGGAGTGCCGATGGACTATTCGTGCGAGGGCGGCGTGTGCGGCACATGCATCGTGCCCCTCGTCTCCGGCGAGGTCGAGCACCTCGACGAGTTCCTCATGGACGACGAGAAGGAGACGAACATGATCACGTGCGTCTCACGCGGCGTCGGCGAGATCGAGATCGACGTCTGA
- a CDS encoding response regulator transcription factor: MSERSANVLASLPHLEHPDGSPVRVLVVEDEPTIADLLRFPLQMVGWDARVSADGLEAVREAREFRPDVLVLDRMLPGIDGVEVLSRVRAMQPEIPVLMLTAMDATGDRIDGLAAGADDYVTKPFTIEEVLLRLHRLVQRAGVAAQSANELVVGDLVMNLDTHEVTRGGDEIALTATQYQLLRYLMENPQRVLSKAQILDAVWNYDFGGQANIVELYISYLRKRIDVGREPMIHTVRGAGYVLKPAV, encoded by the coding sequence ATGTCCGAGCGCAGCGCCAACGTCCTCGCCTCCCTGCCGCACCTCGAGCACCCCGACGGCAGCCCCGTGCGGGTGCTCGTCGTCGAGGACGAGCCCACGATCGCCGACCTCCTGCGCTTCCCGCTGCAGATGGTGGGCTGGGACGCCCGCGTGAGCGCCGACGGCCTCGAGGCGGTGCGCGAGGCCCGCGAGTTCCGCCCCGACGTGCTCGTGCTCGACCGCATGCTGCCGGGCATCGACGGGGTCGAGGTGCTGTCGCGGGTCCGTGCGATGCAGCCCGAGATCCCGGTGCTCATGCTCACCGCGATGGACGCGACGGGCGACCGCATCGACGGCCTCGCCGCGGGCGCCGACGACTACGTGACCAAGCCCTTCACGATCGAGGAGGTGCTGCTGCGGCTGCACCGCCTGGTCCAGCGGGCGGGGGTCGCCGCCCAGAGCGCGAACGAGCTCGTCGTCGGCGACCTCGTGATGAACCTCGACACCCACGAGGTCACGCGCGGCGGCGACGAGATCGCGCTGACCGCGACCCAGTACCAGCTGCTGCGCTACCTGATGGAGAACCCCCAGCGGGTGCTGTCGAAGGCGCAGATCCTCGACGCCGTGTGGAACTACGACTTCGGCGGCCAGGCCAACATCGTCGAGCTGTACATCTCCTACCTGCGCAAGCGCATCGACGTGGGCCGCGAGCCCATGATCCACACGGTCCGCGGCGCGGGCTACGTGCTCAAGCCCGCCGTATGA
- a CDS encoding sensor histidine kinase: MSPSPAAAPRRVSLRTTLVALLLTTVAVLCLVIVGVTHLSVQRQLSEQLDAQLSRAASRADVPVPDQQSPSSPSGASDLQGPGGGEGELSLRLDGGTVTEASWRDVSGTVRSLDAADQEVLRAVPVSSTSGPLHGTDVELSIGHYRVLAHEGRSGQTIVTGLPSDQMRSTLGRLDLTLVLASLGALLVAGVAGSLIVRRTLRPLEDVARIASDVATMPLETGSVTLAERAPDEATRSGREVHDVSRALNRLLDNVEGALDTRHRSEERMRRFIADASHELRTPLTSIRGYTEMLRLTEDLSDRGRQSVDRLDAQSRRMTSLVEDLLLLARLDDGAPRADEEVDLGEVVVEAALDAQVTARGHVWELEVPDEPVLVRGDARQLTQVVVNLLSNAHKHTPAGTTVHIALARADADTAQLTVRDDGPGIAPELLGEVFGRFTRADAARSGTDATTGLGLPIVQAIARAHGGSIDVESRPGRTVFTGRLPLVHAE, from the coding sequence ATGAGCCCCTCGCCGGCCGCGGCGCCCCGGCGGGTGTCGCTGCGCACGACGCTCGTGGCCCTGCTGCTGACGACGGTGGCCGTCCTGTGCCTCGTGATCGTCGGCGTCACCCACCTCTCGGTCCAGCGGCAGCTGTCCGAGCAGCTCGACGCGCAGCTCTCGCGGGCGGCGTCCCGCGCCGACGTGCCCGTCCCGGACCAGCAGAGCCCGTCCTCCCCGTCCGGCGCGAGCGACCTGCAGGGCCCCGGCGGCGGCGAGGGGGAGCTCTCGCTGCGCCTCGACGGCGGCACCGTGACGGAGGCGTCCTGGCGTGACGTGTCCGGGACCGTGCGGTCCCTCGACGCGGCCGACCAGGAGGTCCTGAGGGCGGTCCCCGTGAGCTCGACGAGCGGGCCCCTCCACGGCACGGACGTCGAGCTGTCCATCGGGCATTACCGGGTGCTCGCCCACGAGGGCCGGTCGGGGCAGACGATCGTCACGGGGCTGCCGTCCGACCAGATGCGCTCGACCCTGGGCCGGCTCGACCTCACCCTCGTGCTCGCGAGCCTGGGCGCGCTCCTCGTCGCCGGGGTCGCCGGCTCCCTCATCGTGCGCCGCACCCTGCGACCGCTCGAGGACGTCGCGCGCATCGCCTCGGACGTCGCCACGATGCCGCTCGAGACGGGGAGCGTGACCCTCGCCGAGCGCGCGCCCGACGAGGCCACCCGCTCGGGCCGCGAGGTCCACGACGTGTCGCGCGCGCTCAACCGGCTGCTTGACAACGTCGAGGGGGCCCTCGACACGCGTCACCGCAGCGAGGAGCGCATGCGCCGGTTCATCGCCGACGCCTCCCACGAGCTGCGCACGCCGCTCACCTCGATCCGCGGGTACACCGAGATGCTGCGGCTGACGGAGGACCTGAGCGATCGCGGACGCCAGAGCGTCGACCGGCTCGACGCCCAGTCGCGCCGCATGACGTCCCTCGTCGAGGACCTGCTGCTGCTCGCGCGCCTCGACGACGGCGCCCCCCGCGCCGACGAGGAGGTCGACCTGGGCGAGGTGGTCGTCGAGGCGGCGCTCGACGCGCAGGTCACGGCCCGCGGGCACGTGTGGGAGCTCGAGGTGCCCGACGAGCCGGTGCTCGTGCGCGGCGATGCCCGTCAGCTGACCCAGGTGGTCGTGAACCTGCTGTCCAACGCGCACAAGCACACGCCGGCGGGCACCACGGTGCACATCGCGCTCGCGCGCGCGGACGCGGACACGGCGCAGCTCACGGTGCGCGACGACGGGCCCGGCATCGCCCCCGAGCTGCTCGGGGAGGTGTTCGGACGCTTCACGCGCGCCGACGCGGCCCGATCGGGCACCGACGCCACCACCGGTCTGGGCCTGCCCATCGTGCAGGCGATCGCCCGCGCCCACGGCGGCAGCATCGATGTCGAGTCGCGGCCGGGGCGCACCGTGTTCACCGGCCGCCTGCCGCTCGTGCACGCGGAGTAG
- a CDS encoding DUF3100 domain-containing protein, with translation MTATTAPAARRSSPVLDMALLIALVVVVIAISEGIGIRAIPITSDVTITVLPLVFAVLITMLLGIPAWRKGILRRVYSRRNVTFSSSFLIIVMLPLMARYGADVAPRLGEILSIGWVFLLQELGNLGTVVLGLPVALALGLRRHAIGSTLGLGREGELAYISEKYGLDSDPGRGILSIYLIGTLLGAVFFSFFAPLLLGLGFDVRSLAIASGMGSASMMTAASSTLAAQVPEQQDTIVSYAAASQLLTSFIGTYTMVFLAAPLQRLMYNLFMRGKDRL, from the coding sequence GTGACCGCCACCACCGCGCCTGCGGCGCGCCGCTCCAGCCCCGTCCTCGACATGGCGCTGCTGATCGCCCTCGTCGTCGTGGTCATCGCGATCTCCGAGGGCATCGGGATCCGCGCGATCCCGATCACGTCCGACGTCACGATCACCGTGCTCCCGCTGGTCTTCGCGGTCCTCATCACGATGCTCCTGGGCATCCCCGCCTGGCGGAAGGGGATCCTGCGACGGGTCTACTCCCGGCGCAACGTGACGTTCTCGTCGTCGTTCCTGATCATCGTCATGCTTCCGCTCATGGCCCGCTACGGCGCCGACGTGGCGCCGCGCCTCGGGGAGATCCTCTCGATCGGCTGGGTGTTCCTGCTGCAGGAGCTCGGGAACCTGGGCACCGTGGTGCTCGGCCTCCCGGTGGCGCTCGCGCTCGGCCTGCGCCGTCACGCGATCGGCTCGACCCTGGGCCTCGGCCGCGAGGGCGAGCTCGCCTACATCTCCGAGAAGTACGGGCTGGACTCCGACCCCGGTCGCGGGATCCTCTCCATCTATCTGATCGGCACCCTGCTCGGCGCCGTCTTCTTCTCCTTCTTCGCCCCGCTGCTGCTGGGTCTCGGCTTCGACGTGCGCTCGCTCGCGATCGCCTCGGGCATGGGCTCGGCGTCGATGATGACGGCCGCCTCGTCGACGCTCGCCGCGCAGGTGCCCGAGCAGCAGGACACGATCGTCTCCTACGCCGCGGCGAGCCAGCTGCTGACGAGCTTCATCGGGACCTACACGATGGTCTTCCTGGCGGCGCCGCTCCAGCGGCTGATGTACAACCTGTTCATGCGCGGGAAGGACCGACTGTGA
- a CDS encoding M20/M25/M40 family metallo-hydrolase, producing MTFDEIFPEVRELVDDLWRHPELGYREHRTSRAVEEFLTRHGEGLPIERFSTTGLKVDLPSSDPAHRRIAVVAELDAVISPAHPDADPETGAVHACGHHTQTGIALAAFAHLVSTGAWREASVDLSFVFVPAEEFVDLATRADMRDRGEITWFGGKPEAMMLGVFDDIDAAVCLHAIGGRLPEPTVEIDCGLAGFLYKTIEFEGSASHAGLDPFSGTNAYSMATLFTTALGLGRQQVREDVLVRMNPVIPSTDMTTNVIPHRARVGTDVRSSDLDYLTEIASRVDRAAHGCAAALGGTAHVTTEMGYLPLNQDRAMNGAFREAFEQDSHLTCLIDDRGAIAAAGDAGDLSFMMPTVQLSYGGFEGTIHGKDFALIDPETVLIAVPRLLVRGLLRMGEHLPEPPYRRSFAEYVEAVATIAPVPAGAHGKEKS from the coding sequence ATGACATTCGACGAGATCTTCCCCGAGGTCCGCGAGCTGGTCGACGACCTCTGGCGGCATCCCGAGCTCGGCTACCGCGAGCACCGCACCTCCCGCGCCGTCGAGGAGTTCCTCACGCGGCACGGCGAGGGCCTGCCGATCGAGCGCTTCTCGACCACCGGCCTCAAGGTCGACCTCCCCTCCTCCGATCCCGCGCATCGACGCATCGCCGTCGTCGCCGAGCTGGACGCGGTGATCTCGCCAGCCCATCCCGACGCCGATCCCGAGACGGGCGCGGTGCACGCGTGCGGCCACCACACCCAGACGGGCATCGCCCTGGCGGCCTTCGCGCACCTCGTGAGCACGGGGGCGTGGCGCGAGGCGAGCGTCGACCTGAGCTTCGTGTTCGTGCCCGCCGAGGAGTTCGTGGACCTCGCCACCCGCGCGGACATGCGCGACCGGGGCGAGATCACGTGGTTCGGCGGCAAGCCCGAGGCGATGATGCTCGGAGTGTTCGACGACATCGACGCCGCGGTGTGCCTGCACGCCATCGGCGGCCGCCTGCCCGAGCCCACCGTCGAGATCGACTGCGGCCTGGCCGGCTTCCTGTACAAGACGATCGAGTTCGAGGGCTCCGCCTCGCACGCCGGGCTCGACCCGTTCAGCGGCACCAACGCCTACTCGATGGCCACCCTGTTCACGACCGCGCTCGGGCTGGGGCGCCAGCAGGTGCGCGAGGACGTCCTGGTGCGGATGAACCCGGTGATCCCCTCGACCGACATGACCACCAACGTGATCCCCCATCGGGCCCGCGTCGGCACCGACGTCCGCTCGAGCGACCTCGACTACCTCACCGAGATCGCCTCGCGGGTGGACCGCGCCGCGCACGGCTGCGCGGCCGCCCTCGGGGGCACCGCCCACGTGACCACCGAGATGGGCTACCTCCCGCTGAACCAGGACCGTGCGATGAACGGCGCGTTCCGGGAGGCCTTCGAGCAGGACTCGCACCTCACCTGCCTGATCGACGATCGCGGGGCGATCGCCGCCGCGGGCGACGCCGGCGACCTCTCGTTCATGATGCCGACCGTGCAACTCTCCTACGGGGGCTTCGAGGGCACGATCCACGGCAAGGACTTCGCCCTGATCGACCCCGAGACCGTGCTCATCGCGGTGCCGCGGCTGCTCGTCCGCGGCCTGCTGCGCATGGGCGAGCACCTGCCCGAGCCGCCGTACCGCCGATCCTTCGCCGAGTACGTCGAGGCGGTGGCAACCATCGCCCCCGTGCCCGCCGGCGCCCACGGGAAGGAGAAGTCGTGA
- a CDS encoding YczE/YyaS/YitT family protein, whose amino-acid sequence MSDQIGWSLGAYQLLSNVVLFIPMLIWGRRYIGIGSIFNMLLTGFAIDLFSALLGPALPEDRSLLSMTVFFAIGIVVFAFGASAYMTADVGMAPYDALAPMIVDRTRWEYRRVRVPQDVLFVILAVVFRGAVGFGTVMTAFFNGSLIQYFSERVHGPVLVRLTGERAEERA is encoded by the coding sequence GTGAGCGACCAGATCGGCTGGAGCCTGGGCGCCTACCAGCTGCTCAGCAACGTGGTCCTCTTCATCCCGATGCTGATCTGGGGACGGCGCTACATCGGCATCGGATCCATCTTCAACATGCTGCTCACGGGCTTCGCGATCGACCTGTTCTCGGCGCTGCTGGGGCCCGCGCTGCCCGAGGACCGCTCCCTGCTGAGCATGACGGTGTTCTTCGCGATCGGGATCGTGGTGTTCGCCTTCGGGGCGAGCGCCTACATGACCGCCGACGTGGGCATGGCACCCTACGACGCCCTCGCACCGATGATCGTGGACCGCACCCGCTGGGAGTACCGCCGCGTGCGAGTGCCCCAGGACGTGCTCTTCGTGATCCTCGCGGTCGTCTTCCGCGGCGCCGTCGGCTTCGGCACCGTCATGACCGCGTTCTTCAACGGCTCCCTGATCCAGTACTTCTCCGAGCGTGTGCACGGCCCGGTGCTCGTCCGCCTGACGGGTGAGCGGGCCGAGGAGCGCGCCTGA